The nucleotide sequence TATCATATTATCAATTAATCTTGCTCTTCCAACAAATACTGCAATTGCAATTATAACTCTTCGATCTATTTTTTCTACAGGCTCCAAATTTTCTTCATCTACTATTTCAATATAATCTATTCTTAACAACGGATGTGTTAAAATCTTTTTCATTTCATTTTTAATAATTTCAACATCTTTTTCTCCCGATTCTATTAATTCTTTAGCTTTCAATAATGATTTATAAAGTCTAACAGCTTCTTTTCTTTCTTCGTCATTTAAATAAGTATTTCTTGATGATAATGCAAGTCCATCAGGTTCTCTTACAATAGGCATTTCAACAAGCTCTACATCCATGTTTAAATCCCTTACCATTCTTCTTAAAACTCTAAATTGCTGTGCATCTTTTTGACCAAAGTAGGCTCTTGTAGGCTTTACAATATTAAATAACTTAGTAACAACAGTACAAACTCCTCTAAAGTGGCCAGGTCTTGAAGCACCACACAAAAATCTCGAAAGTTTTATTTC is from Thermosipho africanus Ob7 and encodes:
- the panC gene encoding pantoate--beta-alanine ligase produces the protein MKVIEKIEDMKKISKEILESKKTIGFVPTMGFLHEGHLSLVKAAKSENDITIVSIFVNPTQFGPNEDYNNYPRDLERDLSMLKDMEVDYVFVPSVEEMYPDSFSTYVEEIKLSRFLCGASRPGHFRGVCTVVTKLFNIVKPTRAYFGQKDAQQFRVLRRMVRDLNMDVELVEMPIVREPDGLALSSRNTYLNDEERKEAVRLYKSLLKAKELIESGEKDVEIIKNEMKKILTHPLLRIDYIEIVDEENLEPVEKIDRRVIIAIAVFVGRARLIDNMII